Proteins encoded by one window of Archaeoglobus veneficus SNP6:
- a CDS encoding response regulator → MGRKKNVKILIVDDEPAIREVMRLILKNYDVIEAANGIEALKMCEEHKPDLILMDIMMPRMNGIEATKAILERFPNAKIVAVTAYATHKGKEMLEAGAVDILEKPFGRKKLEELVEKIVGKENEKNEVKGQ, encoded by the coding sequence ATGGGCAGGAAGAAGAATGTAAAAATACTTATAGTTGACGACGAACCAGCAATAAGAGAGGTAATGAGGCTCATTCTGAAAAACTACGATGTCATTGAAGCTGCAAATGGAATTGAAGCTCTGAAGATGTGCGAAGAGCACAAACCCGACCTGATTTTAATGGATATAATGATGCCCCGTATGAACGGGATAGAAGCTACGAAAGCCATTCTCGAGAGATTTCCCAACGCAAAAATAGTTGCCGTTACGGCGTATGCTACGCACAAGGGCAAGGAAATGCTCGAAGCAGGAGCAGTAGACATCCTCGAGAAGCCATTTGGAAGGAAAAAGCTTGAGGAACTTGTAGAGAAGATAGTTGGAAAAGAAAACGAGAAAAATGAGGTCAAAGGCCAATGA
- the trxA gene encoding thioredoxin: protein MKEVNGNFKEIVNKDTLVVVDFYADWCGPCRFLTPVLEKLEKEFDGVEFVKVNVDRHRELAFEFGISSIPTVLMFHKGKIVNSFIGALPEAAVRVEIERALQLIQP from the coding sequence ATGAAGGAGGTTAACGGGAACTTTAAGGAAATCGTGAATAAGGACACCCTTGTAGTCGTCGACTTCTATGCAGACTGGTGCGGGCCGTGCAGGTTTCTGACACCAGTACTGGAAAAGCTCGAGAAGGAGTTCGACGGCGTTGAGTTCGTCAAGGTAAACGTTGACAGACACCGCGAGCTTGCGTTCGAGTTCGGGATATCGAGCATACCAACCGTACTGATGTTCCACAAGGGCAAGATCGTAAATTCGTTCATCGGCGCGCTGCCAGAGGCCGCAGTTAGAGTTGAAATTGAAAGAGCACTCCAGCTCATACAGCCATGA
- a CDS encoding DUF1405 domain-containing protein, which produces MRLSLSASSFLGMFAECRMKRLVYFALLANAAGTVYGWYYYHLQLAENPVYTWPVITDSPNSTLLFTVALFLILKGRKSDFLSFAASASLIKYGLWTCFVLLFHSDYFFSPYSRLLYTGIFITHFLMAVEAIPLACTITERKPYFAAVLAWLLFNDFCDYCLGLHPYIPLDGIEVVAAVTLLLSFFSFATAWLAAGYGSKKCE; this is translated from the coding sequence GTGAGACTATCATTGAGCGCATCATCGTTCCTCGGAATGTTCGCAGAATGCAGGATGAAAAGACTCGTATACTTCGCTCTTCTAGCGAATGCAGCCGGTACCGTCTACGGATGGTACTACTATCATCTCCAGCTTGCGGAAAACCCGGTTTACACGTGGCCGGTTATAACTGACAGCCCTAATTCAACCCTGCTGTTTACAGTAGCCCTCTTTCTCATCCTGAAAGGCAGGAAGAGCGACTTTCTCTCCTTTGCAGCTTCAGCAAGCCTGATTAAGTACGGGCTCTGGACCTGCTTCGTTCTGCTCTTCCACTCCGACTATTTCTTTTCACCCTACAGCCGACTTCTCTATACCGGAATTTTTATCACACACTTCCTGATGGCGGTCGAAGCAATCCCCCTTGCCTGCACAATTACGGAACGAAAGCCGTACTTCGCAGCCGTTCTTGCTTGGCTGCTCTTCAATGACTTCTGCGATTACTGCCTTGGTCTGCACCCATACATCCCTCTTGATGGGATAGAAGTTGTTGCAGCCGTTACGCTTCTCCTGAGCTTCTTTTCCTTCGCGACAGCATGGCTCGCTGCGGGATACGGGAGTAAAAAATGTGAGTAG
- a CDS encoding RAD55 family ATPase, giving the protein MMELQQHYRAIPAIRSKPTGITLLDKRLDGGLPEGSLVCVYASPISMPEAFLYQFASVTQTYYFITSRPAQYVKENIEAMGFSAENIEFIDVFSQYYLNEYGQFVLEDRYRDKEIFDFVDHHINEILAKQDDYVVIFDSISFFLKLDVGRGLKEWLINKLYIASKQSKNLFYIYLMKGVHSEDIVNMVMDICDVIFDIDSERVGDRISSRLAIPKIRNKPPMMETFKFYISEGVQIDTSRDIA; this is encoded by the coding sequence ATGATGGAGTTGCAGCAGCACTACAGGGCGATTCCGGCTATACGGAGCAAGCCCACTGGTATAACTCTTCTCGATAAAAGGTTAGACGGGGGTCTGCCCGAAGGTAGTCTGGTTTGTGTTTATGCAAGTCCCATAAGCATGCCTGAAGCCTTCCTTTATCAGTTTGCGTCGGTCACTCAGACGTACTACTTCATAACGTCCCGTCCTGCGCAGTACGTTAAGGAAAACATCGAAGCCATGGGTTTTTCCGCTGAAAACATCGAGTTTATCGACGTTTTCTCCCAGTACTATCTAAACGAATACGGACAGTTCGTGCTCGAAGACCGCTACAGAGATAAAGAGATATTCGACTTCGTTGACCATCACATCAACGAGATCCTTGCCAAGCAGGATGATTACGTGGTCATCTTCGACTCCATATCTTTCTTTCTCAAGCTCGATGTCGGCAGGGGGCTCAAGGAGTGGTTGATTAACAAGCTGTACATCGCATCGAAGCAGAGCAAGAACCTGTTCTACATATACCTGATGAAGGGTGTACATTCTGAAGACATCGTTAACATGGTTATGGACATCTGCGATGTCATATTCGACATAGATTCGGAGCGTGTTGGCGATCGCATATCCAGCAGGCTCGCAATCCCGAAGATAAGGAACAAGCCGCCGATGATGGAGACCTTCAAGTTCTACATAAGCGAGGGTGTACAGATAGATACGTCGAGAGATATTGCGTAG
- the endA gene encoding tRNA-intron lyase gives MEAFIHGNSAWVKATKNLEKRKFGTKRGDKIILHPVEVAYLSFKGIICVKDGERVIDPIEVLEWCASLNPAYTPMFFVFQDLRERGHRVRPQGEVLVGKDIFLPVSEREHLNFYALYGTVKSLNPILAVVDEESEVTYYRLYEPELKGGQEEKLVTFRGTFTGDRVITDRKEIFEEHFYGSLGWGVVTLSLIEALYLVDAGFLEVYARGRRMSFEELWKASLSIEPNLERRYSVYKDLKSRGFVVKTGFKFGSDFRLYEEVRGVEELPHSKYLVSITDKPLPMREVARAVRLAQNVRKRMIFAFSDGEVNRYVCIERIRV, from the coding sequence ATGGAGGCTTTCATCCATGGAAATTCTGCATGGGTTAAGGCTACAAAAAACCTCGAAAAAAGAAAGTTTGGCACAAAAAGAGGAGATAAGATTATCCTCCATCCTGTGGAGGTCGCATACCTGTCGTTTAAGGGCATTATTTGCGTTAAAGATGGTGAAAGGGTTATAGACCCGATAGAGGTTCTTGAATGGTGCGCATCCCTTAATCCGGCATACACTCCCATGTTCTTCGTTTTTCAGGATTTAAGGGAGCGTGGACACAGGGTTAGGCCACAGGGGGAAGTATTAGTTGGAAAAGACATTTTTCTGCCTGTTTCAGAGAGGGAGCACCTGAATTTTTACGCGCTCTATGGAACTGTAAAATCTCTGAACCCTATTCTTGCTGTTGTGGATGAGGAGAGCGAAGTAACATACTACAGACTGTACGAGCCGGAGCTCAAGGGAGGGCAGGAAGAGAAACTCGTGACGTTCAGGGGGACATTCACGGGAGACAGAGTTATCACCGACCGAAAGGAGATTTTTGAGGAACACTTCTACGGCAGCCTCGGCTGGGGTGTCGTTACGCTATCTCTCATAGAGGCCCTCTACCTTGTCGATGCTGGCTTTCTCGAGGTCTATGCGAGGGGCAGAAGAATGTCCTTCGAAGAGTTGTGGAAAGCTTCGCTTTCAATCGAGCCGAACCTCGAGAGAAGATATAGCGTTTACAAAGATCTGAAGAGCAGAGGCTTTGTCGTGAAGACGGGTTTCAAGTTCGGGAGTGACTTCAGGCTGTACGAGGAGGTCAGAGGGGTTGAGGAGCTTCCCCACTCCAAGTACCTTGTCTCCATCACTGACAAACCTCTGCCAATGCGAGAGGTTGCAAGGGCGGTAAGGCTGGCCCAGAACGTTAGAAAGCGTATGATTTTCGCCTTCAGTGATGGAGAGGTCAACAGATATGTATGCATTGAGAGGATCAGGGTGTGA
- a CDS encoding archaemetzincin family Zn-dependent metalloprotease gives MRICIKPLGIVDVTVLDFLQSNLAKVFGECDVLHMGKIPPEAYNPMRGQYNSTTILENLEPAEGCHVLLGVTEEDIYAGKLNFVFGEAELNGSRAIISLSRLNPNIYGMKNGDSLKIRALKEAMHEIGHVLGLAHCSNPRCVMHFSNSIFDTDAKDWKYCDVCRERLESRGVKVRL, from the coding sequence ATGAGAATATGCATAAAACCTCTTGGCATCGTGGACGTTACAGTACTGGATTTTTTACAGAGCAATCTTGCGAAGGTTTTTGGAGAGTGTGATGTGCTGCACATGGGGAAGATTCCGCCAGAAGCCTACAATCCAATGCGAGGCCAGTACAACTCTACAACCATCCTCGAAAATCTCGAACCCGCTGAAGGCTGCCATGTGCTCCTTGGTGTTACCGAGGAGGATATTTACGCAGGCAAACTGAACTTCGTTTTTGGCGAAGCTGAACTCAACGGTTCGAGGGCAATCATATCGCTCAGCAGGCTGAATCCGAACATCTATGGAATGAAGAACGGGGACTCACTCAAGATCAGGGCATTAAAGGAGGCAATGCACGAAATCGGGCACGTTTTAGGACTCGCACACTGCTCCAATCCCCGCTGTGTCATGCACTTTTCCAACAGCATATTCGACACCGATGCGAAGGACTGGAAATACTGCGATGTTTGCAGAGAAAGGCTTGAGAGTCGGGGCGTGAAAGTAAGGTTGTAG
- a CDS encoding helix-turn-helix domain-containing protein, with protein MMSIREAITALSCENVLECFFGLNEFDILIYRTLLKLGGARIEQLAETIEKSENTIYKSLQKLMLCGLVFREKKTIEAGGYYYIYMPVEPERVAEKMRKMLGELCKRVDTAINEFVTEFREV; from the coding sequence ATGATGTCGATAAGGGAAGCCATAACCGCCCTGAGCTGCGAAAATGTGCTGGAGTGCTTTTTTGGTCTGAACGAATTTGATATTTTAATTTACAGAACTCTGCTAAAACTTGGCGGTGCGAGAATAGAACAGCTTGCAGAGACAATTGAAAAAAGCGAAAACACGATTTACAAGTCACTCCAGAAGCTCATGCTCTGCGGGCTCGTTTTCAGAGAGAAGAAAACGATTGAGGCTGGAGGCTACTACTACATTTACATGCCTGTGGAACCTGAACGTGTTGCGGAAAAAATGAGGAAGATGCTGGGCGAACTATGCAAAAGGGTTGACACGGCCATAAACGAGTTCGTCACCGAGTTCCGCGAGGTGTGA
- a CDS encoding Ig-like domain-containing protein — protein MERALTISLSVSGEFMWKGNTFVFVPDFLEYNTEYVVYISDEATDIAGNRLELYKWSFETAAQPQPPQPVMSELEPQPPTAYFKVSPNPATRGETVTFSGYGIDPYESLNYWEQTKTGNL, from the coding sequence GTGGAACGGGCACTCACAATATCTCTTTCAGTTTCTGGGGAGTTCATGTGGAAAGGAAACACGTTCGTGTTTGTTCCGGATTTTCTTGAGTATAACACAGAGTACGTGGTTTATATTTCAGACGAAGCCACTGACATTGCGGGAAACAGGCTGGAGTTGTATAAATGGAGTTTTGAAACTGCAGCCCAGCCTCAACCACCACAGCCCGTGATGTCGGAATTAGAACCGCAACCACCCACGGCATACTTCAAAGTATCGCCAAATCCGGCAACGAGAGGTGAAACCGTTACGTTTTCCGGTTACGGAATAGACCCGTACGAATCGCTCAACTATTGGGAGCAAACTAAGACCGGGAATTTGTGA
- the glyS gene encoding glycine--tRNA ligase has protein sequence MSEIMEMLIRRGFLWQSFEIYGGMAGFIDYGPLGNGLRRRLENLWREFFVVNERAVEIDTPTVGIEEVFIASGHATSFTDVAIECKKCGRVFRADHYIKEKLGIEADETVEAVKEILESFDLKCECDGEFGEPTPFNLMFETKIGPGKGKKGYLRPETAQGIFIAFKRLADYFRDKLPFGVAQIGRAYRNEISPRQGVIRLREFNQAELEFFVHPGEKKHPDFHIYADDEVKLLDKFGNEHVITLKEAVEKGIIANEVIAYFIGKTRRFLLQAGIDDERLRFRQHRDDERAHYASDCWDAEALTSYGWIEIVGIADRGDYDLSRHMKYSGEDLSVFVPFKEPVKVKRRKIVPNMGKLGPTFRQKAKKIAEVLESMEIADDSIEAIEVEVDGEKISVSREFFEVKEVEELIHGEKVTPHVIEPSFGLDRITFAILEHAFDKDIVDGEERRVLRLKRWMAPVQVAVLPLLSKGAFIEKSIEITFMLKKEGIFTEYDDSGSIGRRYRRFDEIGTPFCVTVDHQTFEDETVTIRDRDTTRQIRVHIGGLAPALRELLSTDKDISEFGEVFKE, from the coding sequence ATGAGCGAAATCATGGAAATGCTCATCAGAAGGGGCTTTCTCTGGCAATCCTTCGAAATATACGGAGGAATGGCCGGATTTATTGATTATGGTCCTCTCGGTAATGGATTGCGTAGGAGGCTCGAGAACCTCTGGCGCGAGTTCTTCGTAGTTAACGAGAGAGCTGTCGAGATAGACACGCCAACCGTAGGAATAGAGGAAGTTTTCATAGCCTCCGGCCACGCCACATCCTTCACCGACGTGGCTATTGAATGCAAGAAGTGCGGTAGAGTTTTCAGGGCCGACCACTACATAAAGGAGAAGCTCGGAATCGAGGCTGATGAGACCGTTGAGGCGGTGAAGGAGATCCTCGAGAGCTTCGACTTAAAGTGTGAATGTGACGGTGAGTTTGGAGAACCAACGCCGTTCAACCTCATGTTCGAAACGAAAATAGGGCCGGGGAAGGGGAAGAAGGGCTACCTGCGCCCTGAAACGGCCCAGGGAATATTCATTGCCTTCAAGAGGCTGGCGGACTATTTTAGAGATAAGCTTCCCTTTGGAGTTGCCCAGATTGGAAGGGCTTACAGAAACGAGATAAGCCCGAGACAGGGTGTGATCAGGCTCAGAGAGTTCAATCAGGCCGAACTTGAGTTCTTCGTCCATCCGGGCGAGAAGAAGCATCCTGATTTTCACATTTATGCAGATGATGAAGTCAAGCTTCTCGACAAGTTTGGGAACGAGCATGTCATAACTCTCAAAGAGGCTGTTGAGAAGGGAATAATAGCCAATGAGGTTATAGCGTACTTCATTGGAAAAACGAGGAGATTCCTTCTTCAGGCAGGTATAGACGATGAAAGGTTGAGGTTCCGGCAGCACCGCGACGATGAAAGGGCTCACTACGCCTCGGACTGCTGGGATGCAGAAGCCTTAACGAGCTACGGCTGGATAGAGATCGTAGGAATTGCAGACAGAGGCGACTACGACCTCAGCAGACACATGAAGTACAGCGGAGAGGACTTGAGTGTCTTCGTACCCTTTAAAGAGCCCGTAAAGGTGAAGAGGAGAAAGATCGTTCCAAACATGGGCAAGCTCGGGCCGACATTCAGGCAGAAGGCGAAGAAGATTGCCGAAGTTCTTGAAAGCATGGAGATTGCAGACGATTCTATTGAGGCCATCGAAGTAGAAGTAGATGGAGAGAAAATATCAGTGAGCAGGGAGTTTTTCGAGGTCAAAGAGGTGGAGGAGCTCATCCACGGTGAGAAGGTTACTCCACACGTCATAGAGCCCTCTTTCGGTCTCGACAGGATTACCTTTGCTATCCTCGAGCATGCGTTCGACAAAGACATCGTTGACGGGGAGGAAAGAAGAGTTCTGAGGCTCAAAAGGTGGATGGCTCCCGTTCAGGTTGCTGTGCTGCCGCTTCTCTCCAAGGGTGCTTTTATCGAGAAGTCCATCGAGATAACATTCATGCTTAAGAAAGAGGGTATTTTCACAGAATACGACGACTCCGGAAGCATAGGAAGGAGGTACAGAAGATTCGACGAAATCGGTACGCCTTTCTGCGTTACGGTTGACCACCAGACTTTTGAGGACGAGACAGTAACGATAAGGGACAGAGATACAACGAGACAGATAAGAGTCCATATAGGGGGTCTCGCTCCAGCACTTAGGGAGCTGCTCAGTACAGACAAAGATATATCCGAGTTTGGAGAGGTCTTTAAAGAATAG
- a CDS encoding FIST signal transduction protein, which translates to MHVGIAYSNHENAGIAARNAVEEALDQSGGADLTILFTTNTYTRQDVLSAVAELVGKVVGCCTAGILTPDGVIREGIGVCTLKGVKAITYLSEVKDPWKSGEKAGEVFRKVKSGTTIIFPDGFIDGIPELLRGFYNSLGPEYVYVGGGSGDNLMSTRTQQFTEKGIIKSGFAAAIIDVTLSAAVGHGWRPLTDPMIVTKTSGKKIYEIEGEKAFEVYSRYVECDKENFAIYGMKYPFGLPCACGSFIIRDPIALGDDGSIELVSEVPQNSVVTIMGCENEEIIKVAEKVVELATSGVKKPRFALVFDCISRMFLLGSKFEEEIKAIKESLPVPFIGPLTFGEIYSTFNVPVFHNKTVVVAVGGD; encoded by the coding sequence ATGCATGTAGGAATAGCCTACAGCAACCACGAAAATGCAGGAATAGCAGCAAGGAATGCAGTAGAAGAAGCTCTGGACCAATCAGGCGGAGCAGACCTCACGATTTTGTTCACAACAAACACGTACACGCGACAGGATGTTCTCTCAGCCGTCGCTGAACTCGTGGGGAAAGTCGTTGGATGCTGCACCGCCGGAATACTGACGCCTGACGGAGTTATCAGGGAAGGAATTGGTGTGTGCACTCTGAAGGGTGTAAAAGCGATTACGTACCTCTCGGAAGTCAAAGATCCGTGGAAGAGTGGAGAAAAAGCTGGTGAAGTTTTCAGAAAGGTAAAATCTGGAACTACAATAATATTTCCCGACGGTTTTATAGATGGTATACCCGAACTCCTCAGAGGGTTTTACAACTCCCTTGGTCCTGAATACGTCTACGTAGGAGGTGGTTCAGGAGACAACCTGATGAGCACGAGGACTCAGCAGTTCACAGAAAAGGGAATAATAAAGAGCGGTTTTGCTGCTGCCATTATTGACGTAACGCTCAGTGCAGCTGTTGGTCACGGATGGAGGCCACTAACTGACCCGATGATAGTAACGAAGACCTCGGGCAAGAAGATTTACGAAATCGAGGGGGAAAAAGCCTTTGAGGTGTACTCGAGATATGTGGAGTGTGATAAAGAGAACTTCGCAATTTACGGAATGAAGTATCCCTTCGGTCTTCCGTGCGCGTGTGGAAGTTTTATTATAAGGGACCCCATAGCTCTTGGGGACGATGGTAGCATCGAACTTGTGAGTGAGGTCCCCCAGAACTCCGTCGTTACAATTATGGGATGTGAGAATGAGGAGATCATTAAAGTGGCTGAGAAAGTTGTTGAGCTGGCGACAAGCGGAGTGAAAAAGCCCAGATTCGCTCTCGTTTTTGACTGCATTTCGAGAATGTTTCTGCTCGGGAGTAAGTTTGAAGAGGAAATAAAAGCCATAAAAGAGAGTCTGCCCGTTCCGTTTATAGGGCCCCTAACGTTTGGTGAGATCTATTCCACGTTTAACGTTCCCGTTTTCCACAATAAAACAGTAGTAGTAGCTGTGGGGGGAGATTAA
- a CDS encoding PAS domain S-box protein, giving the protein MEKKTRKMRSKANEILKSIPVALILTDSQLKITGCSREAERLFREGEEELRGRSLPSLIAFDAEATSQQIFVAEGIRKDGQRIILECRCSPLKNGFIFACRDITEEVIRRSESEEYRHFFVRSRDVLFRLGKIEINPAFCSVLGYDLSDLVNATFQRLVHPDDVKKVVEEISKVFRGEPARFEFRMLARDGRTMWFEVVAWPWIENSALVGVEGILRDITDRKEREEELKRRVRRLEVLNRVLRHEFCNYLTTLKNFVEIAREDPKSEYFDRIDNVIAQALELIDEVRSAEEVERSEELKPVNLTEVLLREIENVKEPGVIVTTSVPEDLIVMANEMLHVVFDNILRNAVVHNDKDEKRIWASANRVDGWIEVRIADNGPGIPDEVKEEVFKEGFKGESSGRTGLGLYLVKTLIERYGGSIHVEDNEPEGSVFVLRLREV; this is encoded by the coding sequence TTGGAAAAGAAAACGAGAAAAATGAGGTCAAAGGCCAATGAAATTTTAAAATCAATCCCCGTAGCCCTAATTCTTACAGATTCCCAGCTGAAAATTACGGGTTGTAGTAGAGAGGCTGAAAGACTCTTTCGGGAGGGCGAGGAGGAGCTTCGAGGGAGAAGTCTGCCGAGTCTCATCGCTTTCGATGCAGAAGCTACAAGTCAGCAGATCTTCGTTGCCGAAGGAATAAGGAAAGATGGGCAGAGAATAATCCTCGAATGTCGCTGCTCTCCCCTGAAAAATGGTTTCATTTTTGCCTGCAGAGACATTACAGAAGAGGTGATCAGGCGCAGTGAGTCGGAAGAATACAGGCACTTTTTCGTTCGTTCAAGAGATGTCCTCTTCAGACTCGGAAAAATCGAGATAAATCCCGCATTTTGCAGTGTTCTCGGCTACGACCTATCTGATCTCGTCAACGCCACGTTTCAGCGATTGGTTCATCCCGACGACGTGAAGAAAGTCGTGGAAGAGATCTCAAAGGTTTTCAGAGGAGAACCGGCAAGATTTGAGTTCAGAATGCTCGCCAGAGATGGCAGAACCATGTGGTTTGAAGTTGTTGCGTGGCCATGGATTGAGAATTCCGCTCTTGTTGGAGTTGAGGGGATTCTAAGAGATATCACAGATAGAAAGGAGCGAGAAGAGGAGCTTAAGAGGAGAGTCAGGAGACTCGAAGTTCTCAACAGGGTTTTGAGGCACGAGTTCTGCAACTACCTCACTACATTGAAAAACTTTGTAGAAATCGCAAGAGAGGATCCAAAAAGTGAGTACTTTGACAGAATTGACAATGTAATCGCCCAGGCTCTCGAGCTAATAGACGAAGTGAGGAGTGCTGAAGAGGTAGAGAGGTCCGAAGAACTGAAGCCCGTGAATCTAACAGAGGTCCTGCTGAGAGAGATTGAGAACGTCAAAGAGCCAGGAGTGATCGTTACAACTTCCGTTCCCGAGGATCTGATTGTTATGGCGAACGAAATGCTCCACGTTGTTTTTGACAACATCCTCAGAAATGCTGTTGTACACAACGACAAGGACGAAAAGAGGATATGGGCCTCCGCCAATCGGGTTGACGGTTGGATAGAGGTGAGAATAGCGGATAATGGACCAGGAATACCGGATGAAGTTAAGGAAGAAGTGTTCAAGGAGGGTTTCAAGGGAGAGAGCAGTGGTCGGACGGGGCTCGGACTGTACCTCGTGAAAACTCTCATTGAGAGGTACGGGGGAAGCATACACGTAGAGGACAACGAGCCAGAGGGAAGCGTTTTCGTACTCAGATTGAGGGAGGTGTAA
- a CDS encoding TATA-box-binding protein, producing the protein MKKDYKIKIENVVASTQIGENIDLNKIAKEVKDAEYKPKQFPGLVLRTKEPKAAALIFRSGKVVCTGSKSVEDANRAVRQVVKIISELGIPVILEPEVKVQNIVASADLGVDLNLNAIAIGLGLENIEYEPEQFPGLVYRLDKPRVVVLIFGSGKMVVTGGKNPEDAVKAVERIAEELSALGLM; encoded by the coding sequence ATGAAGAAGGATTATAAAATAAAAATAGAAAATGTCGTTGCTTCAACTCAGATAGGGGAAAACATAGACCTCAACAAAATCGCCAAAGAAGTAAAAGATGCCGAATACAAACCCAAGCAGTTTCCCGGACTCGTTTTGAGGACCAAAGAACCAAAAGCTGCAGCTCTTATCTTCAGAAGTGGAAAGGTTGTCTGTACGGGTTCGAAATCCGTTGAAGATGCGAACAGGGCAGTAAGGCAGGTTGTCAAGATTATAAGCGAACTCGGAATTCCCGTAATCCTCGAACCTGAAGTTAAGGTTCAGAACATAGTTGCTTCTGCTGATCTTGGCGTTGACCTAAACCTCAACGCAATTGCTATTGGTCTCGGACTTGAGAACATCGAATACGAGCCTGAGCAGTTTCCCGGTCTCGTTTACAGACTTGACAAGCCCCGTGTTGTCGTGCTAATCTTTGGCTCCGGGAAGATGGTTGTTACGGGAGGCAAGAACCCAGAAGACGCTGTAAAGGCTGTGGAGAGGATAGCCGAAGAACTCTCAGCCCTCGGTCTCATGTAA
- a CDS encoding trimeric intracellular cation channel family protein, with amino-acid sequence MGVLELVVLTMNYVGVFAFAVSGALKGIDKNMDVFGCAFLGLATAFGGGITRDIIAGNVPPLAFRSEPDFIIAIAAITITICMYRKLANAVGLLPYFDAVGLGAFAALGGAVALNVGLGPLGVVFAAMFTGAGGGIIRDVLAGEVPLVFTREFYATAALIGGAGLYVLSWVTTLEVAMFVSALSTTILRIASIRFGWNLPRVKMDG; translated from the coding sequence ATGGGCGTGCTTGAGCTTGTCGTACTGACGATGAACTACGTTGGTGTATTTGCATTTGCAGTGAGCGGTGCACTCAAAGGAATCGACAAAAACATGGACGTTTTTGGCTGTGCGTTTCTCGGTCTCGCTACAGCCTTTGGAGGGGGCATTACAAGAGACATAATAGCTGGCAATGTTCCACCGCTGGCATTCAGGAGCGAGCCCGATTTTATCATAGCGATTGCAGCCATAACGATCACGATCTGCATGTACAGAAAGCTTGCGAACGCTGTTGGGCTTCTGCCGTACTTCGATGCGGTTGGGCTGGGTGCTTTTGCCGCACTCGGTGGGGCTGTAGCCCTAAATGTGGGGCTTGGCCCGCTTGGAGTTGTGTTCGCTGCCATGTTTACCGGAGCGGGTGGGGGAATAATAAGAGATGTTCTTGCTGGAGAAGTCCCCCTCGTTTTTACACGCGAGTTCTACGCGACTGCTGCCCTTATTGGCGGCGCTGGGCTTTACGTCCTGAGCTGGGTTACGACGCTTGAAGTTGCCATGTTTGTTTCGGCACTATCCACCACAATTCTCAGAATCGCTTCGATCCGATTTGGCTGGAACCTGCCGAGGGTTAAGATGGATGGATGA
- a CDS encoding DNA polymerase ligase N-terminal domain-containing protein, with amino-acid sequence MKFVVQEHFAGHHHYDFRLEMDGVAKSWAVPKGMPIKKGEKRLAIQVEDHSVDYMDFEGEIPEGMYGAGKIIIWDKGTYELLKRSESEIKVKLKGEKLKGTYVLVKFPKAGKDAWLVIKSG; translated from the coding sequence ATGAAGTTCGTAGTACAAGAGCACTTCGCAGGTCATCACCACTATGATTTCCGCCTCGAAATGGACGGCGTGGCGAAGAGCTGGGCAGTTCCGAAGGGAATGCCGATTAAAAAGGGTGAGAAGAGACTGGCAATTCAGGTTGAGGACCACAGCGTGGACTACATGGACTTTGAAGGCGAGATCCCTGAAGGCATGTACGGTGCAGGGAAGATCATCATATGGGATAAGGGCACTTATGAACTTTTAAAAAGAAGCGAGAGCGAAATAAAAGTCAAACTCAAGGGAGAGAAGCTGAAAGGAACCTATGTCCTCGTTAAGTTCCCCAAGGCCGGGAAGGATGCGTGGCTTGTTATCAAGAGTGGTTGA